AACTACTTCTCTCCTTTTAACTAGGGGGTTGTATCTATCAACAACTATTTCTCCCGTAAATTCTCCGATCTTGACTGTTTTGCCCACTGCTATGCACGCTCCCCAATATTGTTTTTTTCTCAAATACTTTTATTTCTAGACCTTATTATAGACAACTATATCTGGTTTAAATGTTTTAAGTATTCTTAATGCTTTGAAACGATTATTTTTAATAATGACTACACCTATATCTGGTTGTCCATAAGCTATACTTGTTTCGTTATTTTCTAGTGCATAAGCTAGTGTGACTAGATCCTCTTCTCCTTTAACGATTATTGTTCTATATTTTTTTGCTTTAGCAATAGTTCTAGACATTAAGCTCATAGTTCCTCTAGGATTAACCAGGTTTGCAAGGGGTTTTTTAATGATGGATTTAATATTTATGCGTCTACGTGTTTTATAATCTATTATTCTTATATTTCCTCTTAATGTATTCGAAACAATATCTCCAACTAAAATATGAGCTTCAAGATCTTTTATAGGGTATTTACCAATATATAATGTGCCTTGAGGACTGCAGAGAATTTTTCTTAGATAAGACTCTGGTTTTAGAACTGGGATAATGAATTTATTCTTCATTGTTGATCATTAGGTTACCTTTATAGCGTATCTACCGGGCTTTGTGAACCCTAGTATTTTGGCTATTTCAGAGTTCTCCGGATCTATTACGATGATTATTCCCTCCCAATCTTCTGTTAAATCTCTCGAGCCACAATGTGGGCATTCAGTAGCATTTTTATCGACTAATGCTCTACATTTCCTACATGCTTTGAAAGGCTTTCTTCTTGCAGGCATTTCTATCAGCTCTTCTTTTGTTTTTCAATTTCTTTCTTAATCCATTCTATTTTTCCGAGAAATGGTTGTCTCATAGTTAATTGCACTCTTAATCCCTTACCTGGTAGTGGAGCTACATTGTATACTCTAGCTCTAACAGCATCTCCTCTTTCAAGCATTCTCCGCGATTCTCTAAGTATTAGCGCTGGTCTTGTTGGATCATAATCTATTTTTTCATCGCTTATTTGATTAATATATATGAATCCGTCTGATGCACCTAGATCAACGAAAGCTCCATGTGCTAGAACAGTATTTATTCTTCCCTCTACAACTTCTTTAATAAATGGGTAGAATGCTAGAACAGTGAATTCTGCTTTATGATATGTTGCGCCGTCGCCGGGTATTATTTTACCCTGCGGATCAACGTTTACGTCTAGAACAGTAACAATAATGCCTAGGTTTTTAGTGATCATTCCTTCATATGTCTGTCTCAGCTCTTCCCATGCTGCTTCCTCTAATGGTTTACTGAATTTTTCCGGAGGAATTCTTACGACGTCCCTTATCCTATATAGTCTGTAAACCATTTTCTAGCACCGTTAACGCTGTATAAGCATCCACATGAAACAATATTCGCTGATTCATACATAAATAGTGTTTCCACCTAATATTCTTAGCTATTATAGCATCAATATTAATCTATACTTCTAAGCCTTCAACCTCTATAATCATACCTTCTTCTCTAAGATAGATCTCTGGAATACCTATTTCTCGCAACTTTTTCCTCAGTTCTCTATCATTAGTTGCTACTGCAGCATTGTTTTCCGCAGCATACCTGATAAGTAGATCATCTACTTTTTCCCCCGGCCTTGTTTTGATGTCTACTATTTTACAGAATTTTCTAGCAATTTCTAGTGCGAATCCTGCTTTTCTACGAAGAGACGGGGTTCCTTTGTTCATTATTTTTTCTAGTTCCTCAATGACCGGTTTTAAAACTATATATTCTGGTTTTGCCAAGGTTTTTTCTTCTATTTGTTCAAAAACGTTGATTCCGTTGGCAATTAATAGTAGCATATTTGTATCTAGTAGAATCAATGGCTTCCTAGGCAATGTGTTTAAGACCTCGTTTCTAGCTTGATGCTTCTTCTACTATACCCCATCCAGCCAGTCTCCATCTTCCAAGAACTCTTCTACTAATAGCTATTCTGGAGCCTTCCCATGCAACGATTGGTTCTCTAAGATTTATTTCTATAGTATCGCTTGTTACATTACGAACTATTCCTACACGAATAGCTGTACCTGCTGTTATAACAACAACTTCTCCCCTACTAATCGGTTTGGTTTTGATCATTTCCTTCATTCCAACGACTCTTTGCAGAAGCTTGTAGCGAGCCTTGATATGGGATGTGACAGGTGGTAGATGACCTGGTTTTCCAACTATATTACCTATTAATGCATCTGATTTTGTAAGTGATGGATCAAGCTTTGTCCCTATAGCTAGTAATCCCCCCGGCTTAGCTTCTTTAACACTTAAATTACCAAATTTTAAACTAACTACTTCGCTAATAATTGGTTCATATCTATATCTACCCTTACCCGACCCTATAGGTACTCTTATTCCAGGCCTAATCTCGATTTCATCTCCTACTCGTATAACACCCTGCATTAATGAGCCTCCAATTACTCCTCCTTTTAAATCCTCTGGTTTTGTTCCCGGTTTGTTTACGTCAAAGCTTCTAGCTACATACATTAATGGAGGTTTAGATAAGTCTCTCTTAGGAGTCGGTATTTCTTCCTGCATTGCTTGTAGTAAAGCATCTATGTTGGCCTTATGTAACGCACTAACTGGGATTGTTGGCGCGTTTTCAGCCCATGTTTCCTTTACAAATTTCTTTATTTCCCTATAGTTTTCCAGTGCTCTTTCCTTAGATACTACATCTATTTTGTTCTGAACAATTACTAGGTTTCTAACACCTATTATATCGAGTGCTACGAAGTGTTCTAGTGTCTGGGGCTGTGGACAGGGCTCATTAGCTGCTATTACAAGTAATGCTCCATCCATTAATGCTGCTCCACTAAGCATAGTTGCCATTAAAGCTTCGTGTCCTGGTGCATCAACGTAGCTGACTCTTCTCAGAAGTTTTGATTCTGAGCCATCTGGGCATGTTTGTTCAGTAGTGTATGCTTCGGGGGGTTCTAGGTTTTCACAGCATGCTATATTTCCATCAGCGTATCCTAAACGAATAGTCATCCCTCTTTTCAATTCTTCGCTGTGCCTAGCAGTCCATATACCTGTTAATGCTTGTACAAGAGTTGTCTTACCATGATCAACATGTCCTACAACACCAATGTTTACTTCAGGTTGTCTCATCTCCCAAGGCAATATTCATATACACCTCCAAATCAATGATACGGGAAAAATATTGGAAAACAAAACAATGCTCTTTAATAAATAATATCATTCTTAAACATATTTAATTACTGTATTGATCTGGACAATATCTTCGGTAATAGTGTTTCCGCGAACCATTTTTCTCCTACGTTCTCCCTTCTCTCTCGGATGGAAGCCTGGAGGACCAGATAATAATACTCTCTTCTTCACGCCGCCCATTACATCTGGTCTCATCGGGAAGCCGCTATTATCGCTTCCACCTCTTATTTTTAATTTAGCGTTTCTAAGTCCTACTATTGAACCATCAAATTCGTCTCCAATTTTTAATCCTATAAGTAATTTTGTCCTATCATCATTTATTCTAATCTGCCATGCTCTAGCTCTGAAGAGTTCTCCCTCCAACTCGTTCGTACCAGTCGCATTAACTAGTTGTTCAGCATTCACTCTAACCTCATTTTCTGGGATGTTATCGTCCACGACAACTCTGCCGGTAATCTTAACTTTATCTTTAGTGCCGGGCTTATACATTCTTATAGTTGCTACACCATGAACTGCTTTTATTTTCTCAGCTGTTTTACTATTCATTTTCAATATTGGCAGTTCGAATCCTTCCTTCACTTTCTCATCAAACTTTATCTCGGGATCTCCAACTACTCTAACTTTTACTGCGGCTTCTTCTTTTGGAGCCTGGGGATCGGATATTACTATTTTGAAATCAGCCATCTATATACACCTCGCCACCAGTTTCCCGGTGGATACCGTGTTATATGGGGACTGAAACATATAACATTGCTTTTGCAATGTTTAATATATTTTGTTTCATCATAGCTTTTATATATGTTTTGTCTAGCCATGGTGTTTGATGATGAAATATGGGCCCGCGTCTGATATGTAGGGGTAGGGTAGAGCCTGTTTAAGCACTGAACTGATTTAATATTTCTACCCCTACATAGTATTCCACAATTATTTATTAACCATTGCTTTAAAGGTTCCTATAGTTTTCGAATAAGTGTTGGATATGAGAAATTGATAATGTATGGCTTGAATAAAGCATTTATTATTCATGGTATATGCGGTAATTTCAATAAGTAACCAAACCATAAATAGAAATAAGTATTTAGGGTGGGAAAGATGAGTAATGATGTAAGTAATGTAGATTCTAGAAAATCATGGATTAGGCAGCCAATAGTTGTTGTGCTGGGACATGTTGATCATGGTAAGACAA
This is a stretch of genomic DNA from Staphylothermus hellenicus DSM 12710. It encodes these proteins:
- a CDS encoding translation initiation factor IF-2 subunit gamma: MPWEMRQPEVNIGVVGHVDHGKTTLVQALTGIWTARHSEELKRGMTIRLGYADGNIACCENLEPPEAYTTEQTCPDGSESKLLRRVSYVDAPGHEALMATMLSGAALMDGALLVIAANEPCPQPQTLEHFVALDIIGVRNLVIVQNKIDVVSKERALENYREIKKFVKETWAENAPTIPVSALHKANIDALLQAMQEEIPTPKRDLSKPPLMYVARSFDVNKPGTKPEDLKGGVIGGSLMQGVIRVGDEIEIRPGIRVPIGSGKGRYRYEPIISEVVSLKFGNLSVKEAKPGGLLAIGTKLDPSLTKSDALIGNIVGKPGHLPPVTSHIKARYKLLQRVVGMKEMIKTKPISRGEVVVITAGTAIRVGIVRNVTSDTIEINLREPIVAWEGSRIAISRRVLGRWRLAGWGIVEEASS
- a CDS encoding PIN domain-containing protein; the encoded protein is MPRKPLILLDTNMLLLIANGINVFEQIEEKTLAKPEYIVLKPVIEELEKIMNKGTPSLRRKAGFALEIARKFCKIVDIKTRPGEKVDDLLIRYAAENNAAVATNDRELRKKLREIGIPEIYLREEGMIIEVEGLEV
- the spt4 gene encoding transcription elongation factor subunit Spt4; its protein translation is MPARRKPFKACRKCRALVDKNATECPHCGSRDLTEDWEGIIIVIDPENSEIAKILGFTKPGRYAIKVT
- a CDS encoding DUF359 domain-containing protein, whose amino-acid sequence is MKNKFIIPVLKPESYLRKILCSPQGTLYIGKYPIKDLEAHILVGDIVSNTLRGNIRIIDYKTRRRINIKSIIKKPLANLVNPRGTMSLMSRTIAKAKKYRTIIVKGEEDLVTLAYALENNETSIAYGQPDIGVVIIKNNRFKALRILKTFKPDIVVYNKV
- a CDS encoding DNA-directed RNA polymerase, with product MVYRLYRIRDVVRIPPEKFSKPLEEAAWEELRQTYEGMITKNLGIIVTVLDVNVDPQGKIIPGDGATYHKAEFTVLAFYPFIKEVVEGRINTVLAHGAFVDLGASDGFIYINQISDEKIDYDPTRPALILRESRRMLERGDAVRARVYNVAPLPGKGLRVQLTMRQPFLGKIEWIKKEIEKQKKS
- a CDS encoding 30S ribosomal protein S6e, which gives rise to MADFKIVISDPQAPKEEAAVKVRVVGDPEIKFDEKVKEGFELPILKMNSKTAEKIKAVHGVATIRMYKPGTKDKVKITGRVVVDDNIPENEVRVNAEQLVNATGTNELEGELFRARAWQIRINDDRTKLLIGLKIGDEFDGSIVGLRNAKLKIRGGSDNSGFPMRPDVMGGVKKRVLLSGPPGFHPREKGERRRKMVRGNTITEDIVQINTVIKYV